In Xenorhabdus poinarii G6, the following are encoded in one genomic region:
- the rtxC gene encoding RTX toxin-activating lysine-acyltransferase RtxC yields the protein MMITHQSAALSTTEIQAMMGGVMLLCQHSPLHRRYLVAEWQQRILPSFQLNQFCYYQDEHQRPVAFCNWAFLSDSSRKAILAGEREISREDWRSGQHIFFPEMIAPFGHARAIACDLRRRVFAAWKGQKACTVRGTLDVQNDHCIRRVQWFTV from the coding sequence ATGATGATCACGCATCAATCAGCTGCACTGAGTACGACTGAAATACAGGCAATGATGGGTGGGGTCATGTTACTTTGTCAACATTCCCCCCTGCATCGGCGTTATTTGGTTGCTGAATGGCAACAGCGCATTTTGCCTTCATTCCAGCTCAATCAGTTTTGCTATTACCAAGATGAACACCAACGCCCAGTTGCTTTTTGTAATTGGGCTTTTTTGTCTGACAGTAGCCGGAAAGCGATCCTTGCCGGTGAACGGGAAATCTCGCGGGAAGACTGGCGCTCTGGCCAGCATATTTTTTTCCCGGAGATGATTGCCCCTTTCGGACATGCACGTGCCATTGCCTGCGATCTTCGCCGGCGGGTCTTTGCCGCATGGAAAGGACAAAAAGCCTGCACTGTCAGGGGAACTTTGGATGTTCAAAATGACCACTGTATCCGTCGGGTACAGTGGTTTACTGTTTAA
- the rtxH gene encoding protein RtxH, with protein MSEKFVQTISSVNYNKGVFSLYFVGQEPNRMANGMLAENDQELQLKQVIHMPASGFMYMVSMVKSMLEDPRMEAEMNNLIAAGFLPMPEINENEASAEAEANTQATAESTKHSKRHTETSK; from the coding sequence ATGTCTGAAAAATTTGTGCAAACCATCTCAAGTGTTAATTATAACAAAGGCGTATTCTCTCTTTATTTTGTGGGGCAAGAGCCGAATAGAATGGCAAATGGCATGCTGGCAGAAAATGATCAGGAATTACAATTAAAACAAGTTATTCATATGCCCGCGTCTGGCTTTATGTATATGGTTTCCATGGTAAAAAGTATGCTGGAAGATCCCAGAATGGAAGCTGAAATGAATAACTTGATCGCGGCGGGTTTTTTGCCTATGCCTGAGATCAATGAAAATGAAGCGTCTGCTGAAGCGGAAGCAAATACTCAGGCAACGGCTGAATCAACAAAACATTCAAAACGTCATACTGAAACATCGAAATAA
- a CDS encoding peptidase domain-containing ABC transporter, translated as MISNRNHTTTANKNVNDGDDYISVINKLQKEYHIKIKNKYSINKQLAAISLPAILFSQEGQPFILAKYDEQRVLIQKPHQDTPEILDKEEFISLWNGRWIKIHQKSSQFNLRWFIPEFVRQKKNLTEIMLFSFVLQILALISPLVVQVVMDKVLVHQALSTLDVLIFGLVAAGLVEVILRGLREYQYAHTANRIDIKLGLKLVSHLFGLPLLFFKSRQVGAIVTRVRELETVREFLTGTMFTLCIDVLFMFIFIYVMSLLSGMLTLIFLLTIPCYALLAWWVTPKIEQAVEKQFTHAAINTAFLTETVAGAETLKSLAVEPRFVRRWDSQTEKMVSTSYDVQQWDNSSGHLVMMLQKVTSAIIIWLGASEVLSLHMTIGQLIAFNMMVSHTQQPLAKLVQLWGQFIRSRIAIEKLGDMLNLPTEQQSGSDQAHPALHGAISFSDVVFRYQPDLPPTINRFTLDIRAGETVGVVGTSGSGKSTLARLLLRLYTPESGAITLDGIPLPHFDVESLRQQVGIVLQENVLFHKTVYENLSQSCPDAPLSAVIAAAKRAGAHDFILKLPMGYDTVIAEGGQSLSGGQRQRLAIARTLLSEPKILILDEATSALDDESQAIIQSNMATIAQGRTVITIAHRLSTVRQCDRIIVLHQGQIIEQGSHEQLLQYGKHYRKLWQLQQELKQETQQEEPTRA; from the coding sequence ATGATATCTAATAGGAATCATACAACCACAGCGAATAAAAACGTAAACGATGGTGATGATTATATTTCTGTTATAAATAAGTTACAAAAAGAATACCATATAAAAATCAAAAATAAATACTCGATAAATAAGCAGTTAGCTGCCATTTCCCTGCCCGCCATTTTGTTCAGCCAGGAGGGTCAACCCTTCATTCTGGCAAAATATGATGAACAACGGGTCTTAATTCAAAAGCCTCATCAAGACACACCTGAGATATTGGATAAAGAAGAATTTATCAGTTTATGGAATGGCCGGTGGATAAAAATACACCAAAAAAGTAGCCAATTTAATCTTCGCTGGTTTATTCCTGAGTTTGTCAGACAAAAGAAGAACCTGACAGAAATCATGTTGTTTTCTTTCGTGTTACAGATTCTGGCGCTGATCTCGCCTTTAGTCGTCCAGGTTGTGATGGACAAGGTGCTTGTTCACCAGGCACTTTCTACACTGGATGTGCTGATTTTCGGGTTGGTGGCGGCCGGATTGGTTGAAGTCATTCTGCGGGGACTACGAGAGTATCAGTATGCCCACACCGCCAACCGAATTGACATAAAACTCGGTTTGAAGCTGGTTAGCCACCTGTTTGGCCTGCCCTTGCTGTTTTTTAAATCCCGCCAAGTCGGTGCGATTGTGACACGAGTGAGGGAGCTGGAAACGGTTCGTGAATTTTTAACCGGCACCATGTTCACACTGTGTATCGATGTTTTGTTCATGTTCATCTTTATTTACGTCATGAGTCTGCTGTCTGGGATGCTGACGCTGATCTTCCTGCTGACCATACCGTGTTATGCCCTGCTGGCCTGGTGGGTCACGCCCAAAATTGAACAAGCGGTGGAAAAACAATTTACCCATGCCGCAATCAATACCGCTTTCCTGACCGAAACCGTAGCAGGTGCCGAAACACTCAAAAGTCTGGCCGTTGAACCTCGTTTTGTTCGTCGCTGGGACAGCCAGACTGAAAAGATGGTCAGTACCAGTTATGACGTCCAGCAATGGGATAACAGTTCCGGCCATCTGGTAATGATGTTACAAAAAGTCACCAGTGCAATCATTATCTGGTTAGGCGCATCAGAAGTGCTCTCCCTGCACATGACCATTGGTCAATTGATCGCCTTCAATATGATGGTCAGTCATACCCAACAACCGCTGGCTAAGTTGGTGCAACTCTGGGGGCAATTTATCCGCTCCCGCATTGCCATTGAGAAATTAGGCGATATGCTGAATCTGCCCACCGAGCAACAATCAGGTTCCGATCAAGCACACCCTGCGCTACACGGTGCGATCTCATTCTCCGACGTTGTTTTTCGCTATCAACCCGATCTGCCGCCAACCATTAACCGCTTCACGCTGGATATCCGGGCAGGGGAGACGGTGGGTGTTGTCGGTACTTCCGGGTCGGGAAAAAGTACCCTTGCCCGTTTGCTTTTACGCCTTTATACCCCGGAAAGTGGTGCGATTACGCTGGATGGTATTCCTCTGCCACATTTCGATGTTGAATCCCTCAGGCAACAAGTTGGGATCGTTTTGCAGGAAAACGTCTTATTTCATAAAACCGTGTATGAGAACTTGTCGCAATCCTGCCCCGATGCCCCGTTATCCGCCGTCATTGCAGCGGCAAAACGGGCAGGAGCCCACGATTTTATTCTCAAGTTGCCAATGGGGTATGACACCGTGATTGCCGAAGGAGGACAATCGCTATCAGGTGGCCAGCGGCAACGGCTGGCGATTGCCAGAACCCTGTTGTCAGAACCCAAAATCCTGATCCTTGATGAAGCCACCAGCGCACTGGATGATGAATCACAAGCCATTATTCAATCCAATATGGCGACCATCGCCCAAGGCAGAACCGTGATCACTATCGCACACCGGCTCTCTACTGTTCGCCAATGCGACCGGATTATTGTGTTACATCAGGGGCAAATCATTGAACAAGGCAGCCATGAACAGCTTTTGCAATACGGCAAACACTACCGGAAGCTTTGGCAGTTACAACAAGAGTTAAAACAAGAAACACAACAGGAGGAGCCAACACGTGCTTAA